A single window of Candidatus Omnitrophota bacterium DNA harbors:
- a CDS encoding bifunctional nuclease family protein has product MVEMELFKIKINEKSDIQTIVLKEKSGKRLFSIGVGIPEINAIKLKAVGAIPPRPLTHDLLNNVIRQLNARIEKIIIDKLELNIFYAKIILQTGNNGIKKIDARPSDSIALALRAKAPIFTAEEVLEAVATTYSE; this is encoded by the coding sequence ATGGTAGAGATGGAGCTGTTCAAAATAAAAATCAACGAAAAAAGTGATATTCAAACTATAGTTTTAAAGGAAAAAAGCGGTAAGAGGCTGTTTTCGATAGGGGTAGGAATACCGGAAATAAATGCTATTAAGTTAAAGGCGGTTGGCGCAATACCGCCAAGGCCCCTGACTCACGATCTGCTGAATAATGTGATCAGACAATTAAACGCCAGGATCGAAAAAATAATCATTGATAAATTAGAACTCAATATATTTTATGCCAAGATAATTTTACAAACCGGAAATAACGGGATTAAGAAAATAGACGCCCGGCCAAGCGATAGCATAGCGCTGGCATTACGGGCAAAGGCGCCTATTTTTACTGCAGAAGAAGTGCTGGAAGCAGTGGCTACTACGTATAGTGAGTAG